In Sorghum bicolor cultivar BTx623 chromosome 8, Sorghum_bicolor_NCBIv3, whole genome shotgun sequence, one genomic interval encodes:
- the LOC8079852 gene encoding F-box/LRR-repeat protein At2g43260, with translation MDQGMSLSKPCAMPERRIVPAPAASGIGVLPLDALREILLRLQTKELCRLRLVCRQWRSLLSDPNFAAAHDARHQAVLIIAGYNDNAGRDVLVDIMDLSGQIIKKVHGMEGDRAASVSLDCIFVRKIDDSCSSYRLFNPVREELFYLPDKLLDPATGAVYRIPDNFAEEHVELSSNLIEPKYLFGQVACTGEYKIFRMLFHFSIGIGRRQMFEVCTLNSSSCAGWRAAPLEEAIQMGRFTSVVINGVVYCLCFHAHHSIAFDKQVSEKDLIFTFDLETEAWGPSIRGPPITFPDDANLMFNELDYDVMIISDKYTQFRCSKLWEIGNPRTNTLTDSVESKHFSAVARYTGNLLSLKC, from the exons ATGGATCAAGGGATGTCGTTGTCCAAGCCGTGCGCCATGCCGGAGCGGCGAATCGTGCCGGCTCCAGCCGCATCCGGCATCGGCGTTCTGCCCCTCGACGCCCTGCGCGAGATCCTACTGCGCCTCCAGACTAAGGAGCTCTGCCGCCTCCGCCTggtctgccggcaatggcggtCCCTCCTCTCCGACCCGAACTTCGCCGCGGCCCACGAC GCGCGCCATCAGGCGGTGCTCATCATCGCTGGCTACAATGACAACGCGGGGCGCGACGTGCTGGTGGATATCATGGATCTCTCtgggcaaatcatcaagaaggTGCACGGGATGGAGGGTGACAGAGCCGCGAGCGTGAGCCTTGACTGCATCTTCGTTAGGAAAATCGATGACAGCTGCAGCAGCTACAGACTGTTCAACCCTGTGCGGGAAGAATTGTTTtacttaccagacaaattactTGATCCGGCTACTGGGGCTGTGTATCGCATACCAGACAACTTTGCAGAAGAGCATGTGGAACTCTCTTCGAACTTGATCGAGCCCAAGTATCTGTTTGGACAGGTCGCCTGCACAGGGGAATACAAGATATTTCGGATGCTATTCCATTTTTCCATTGGGATCGGACGTCGGCAGATGTTTGAGGTCTGCACACTCAACAGTAGCAGCTGTGCAGGGTGGAGAGCGGCGCCGCTTGAAGAAGCCATTCAGATGGGTAGGTTTACCAGTGTGGTAATTAACGGGGTTGTCTACTGCTTATGTTTTCATGCACACCATTCTATCGCTTTTGATAAACAAGTTAGTGAGAAAGATTTGATATTTACATTCGACCTTGAGACTGAGGCATGGGGGCCGTCTATCCGGGGTCCCCCGATCACCTTTCCTGATGATGCTAATCTGATGTTCAACGAGCTTG ATTATGATGTGATGATCATCAGCGACAAGTACACACAGTTCAGGTGCAGCAAGCTCTGGGAGATCGG CAATCCGAGAACCAACACACTTACTGATTCAGTGGAGTCAAAGCATTTCTCTGCAGTTGCTAGGTACACAGGAAACCTATTGAGCTTAAAGTGCTGA